From the bacterium genome, one window contains:
- a CDS encoding MBL fold metallo-hydrolase: MIVTADKEALLIDTGPSDSGTEALIPLLEEYGITALTLIITHFDADHMGNVDELVEAGFDIHVYDRGTDPLDPSYLDYLYLSLLEGKREALLAGSVLTPRDDLVITTIVSDGSFEDGTKIEIESENEKSLGLLLEYGSFKLFAGGDLTGGGNETVDLETHTADLTGPVDVLIVNHHGSNTSSNEHFLRILDPVVSVLSVGANAYGHPTPEVMNRLSQIGSSVYKTEEGDIDILVHMDGSFEVEGDSYP; the protein is encoded by the coding sequence ATGATTGTCACAGCTGATAAAGAAGCGTTGCTCATCGATACAGGCCCTTCCGATTCCGGAACAGAAGCCCTCATTCCACTTCTTGAAGAGTATGGCATTACTGCACTCACCCTTATCATCACTCATTTTGATGCCGATCACATGGGGAATGTGGATGAGTTAGTAGAAGCTGGTTTTGATATTCATGTTTATGATCGCGGCACTGATCCTTTGGATCCTTCTTATTTAGATTATCTCTACCTAAGTCTTTTGGAAGGAAAGAGAGAAGCCCTACTTGCAGGGTCTGTGCTTACACCCCGGGATGATCTGGTAATCACCACAATTGTTAGTGATGGTAGTTTTGAAGATGGTACAAAAATAGAAATAGAAAGCGAAAACGAAAAAAGTTTGGGGCTTCTTCTAGAATATGGATCTTTTAAATTATTTGCAGGAGGTGATTTAACAGGGGGAGGCAATGAAACAGTGGATTTAGAAACTCATACGGCCGATTTAACCGGGCCTGTGGATGTGTTGATTGTGAATCATCATGGGAGCAATACCAGTAGTAATGAGCATTTTTTGAGGATATTGGATCCTGTCGTTTCCGTTTTATCGGTGGGAGCTAATGCTTATGGCCACCCTACCCCCGAAGTAATGAACCGCCTTTCCCAAATAGGCAGCTCCGTTTATAAAACTGAAGAAGGTGACATTGATATTTTAGTGCATATGGATGGGAGTTTTGAGGTGGAGGGGGATAGCTACCCTTAA